The region TGGGTTGAAGATGCTCTAAGTAGAGACACGGGCATCACATATGACTGATCTGTAGATTTATTGATTTTGCTATTCCTCATGTGGCTGAATTTTTTTCATGCGCCAACCATTTTTTTGGGGGCGTGTCAGACCTCATCGGAGAAGAAGAATCCTCTTAGGAGGAAGCAGCAGCCCAATGATCTATCTTGTGAGGAAGCAACGGACCCATTATGTATTTTACGGGGAGGGTGCACGGGATCGCTGGAGGGTGGGATGCAGGGAATCGCCGGAGTTGTTCATCGCTGGTGCGGGGCTTAGAGGGATGGCCAAGAGGATGACTAGTACGGCCGTGGTGGGACGGCGGGGTGGCGATAGCCGCCGGCTGTGGGGGTGGAGGCCAACGGCTACGTGATGAAGAAGGTGGAGACTGAAGATGAACAGCGCCAGAGCTATTTTCAACTGTTGGATGAAGATCGGACGGTGCAACTTTTTTCAGGGTCCGTGTATGGATTATGTACACCCACGGTATGGTAGGGTGTGTACTTGGATCGTGGCGGGTGTTCAGAAATGTTGTCGAAGCTGGGCGTGCTGTGTTGTCGCAGTTGTACCCTTGAAGATTTAACACCACTTGAAAAGTAAGCAAACGTACACAAACACAATAAACCAAAGAGGGCTCGAGAAGTCCACGGCAAGCATCGGCAGACGTCCTGCCGTGTCCTGTCCTAGACTCCTGGCTAGTTAGAGCAGTCGAATAAAAAACACTTGCCCTAGAGAACCCTGCCATCACCCACGTACAGTCGTACACACTGACGCGCACATTTGCTACACTGCACGGTACATATACGTACACACGCCACGGCAACACACGACATGCACACGCCTGCGCCTGTCATGTGCACCACACACACACGTATGTACGTACGCGGACGCATGCATAGTGCGCTTCGTACGTTACGTTAGCTAGCTACGAAACCCCTAGCTTTGCTAGCTAGGCGAGCTACAAACCTCTAGCTTAGCCTCACTGGAACTCGGCGAACAGGCCGTCCGCCGGCGGGTACAGCGAGAACCCGCCGTGGAACAGGCCCAGCTCCTCGGCCGCCATGTCCAGGAACACCTGGTACTCCTCCGCCGTCACGGCCGTCGTCACGTTGGACGCTGCCGACGAGTCGTCCCCGGGCGGGGGCAACGGTGCCGCTGCTGGCTGCGCCCCTTCACGTGGCGCCGACCCTTCGCGCGGTGCCGAGCCCGCCGACTTGCGGCGGAATGTGTCCCCGACCTCGGAGTTCCAGAGGCGCAGGAAGACGTCGGACGGCGCGTCGGCCCCGTGCTCGCCCCCGGCCGCGGcggtggaggaggacgaggaggcagTCACGCTGGTGGTCGCGGCGGAGGTGGAGAGCATGGAGAGGcgcgcctcggcctcgaggcgggcgGTCTCCCACTGGGCCGTGTGGCGCGCGGCGAGGCAGCCGGCGCCGACAGAGGCGCCTGGGCTGGCCAGGGCGGGGTGCTGCTCGCCGACGAGCGCCGCCTGGCGGAGCTGCTTCTTGAGGTTGGTGTTCCAGTAGTTCTTGATCTCGTTGTCCGTCCGGCCCGGCAGCTGCGCCGCGATCATGGACCACCTGGTTGAGAAGATCGACCACCACGATAGAACAGCGTCAGAGCGTCGGCTTTGGATGCACATGGTCAGCGAGACGCAGTGACTTAATAAATGGCATCGTTCGTTGATCATTCAATGAGCATCCTCATTCAATATAATACGTGCAAAGATACGCACGTACTTATACTGTAGTAGCACGAAATGTGTTAACAGTAGGAGGAGGAGCACTCACTTGTTGCCGACAATGGCGTGGAGCTGGAGGATGGACTTGTGCTCCTCGGGGGTGAAGGGCCCGCGCTTGATGTCCGGCCGGAGGTAGTTCGTCCACCGCAGCCGGCAGCTCTTGCCGCACCGGTTCAACCCTGCACGCATGCGCCCTCATCACCTCAACCAAATCGCCCAACCAAACAAATTATCCGTGCGGCATGGCTGAAGAAAGGGCCGTAGAAAGGAACTACGAAGTAGGAAGAGCGCATGCATGGAATGGCTGTTGGCCGGCAAGACACGTACCGGCGAGCTTGGGGAGCATGCGCCAGTTGCCGGGGGCGTTGGCCTGGACGTAGTCGACGAGGAGCTTGTCCTCCTCCGGCGTCCACGGCCCTTTCTTGAGCCCCTGCCTGCTCTCGCAGCAGGGCGTCCTCCCCATGGCGCCGGCGCACCACAACCGACGACGAAATGGACGCGCCCGCCGTCGACTAGATCGACCGACGTATCCACCACCGGGGTAGGAGGAGTAGTAGGCAGCGAGAGTGGAGCCTGGGCGATTGGCGACACAGACAAGGAGAGCAGCAAGACGGGACGTGGGCAATCAATGCGGGGGCGGATTTATAGGCGGAAGGGGATGCCGGAGGGTCATAAATGCCTCGGATTTTCACCTGCTGCTGCGAACAACGAGAGTGGGGGAAAAAGGGCACCGATAATAAGTGATCGAGCTGACGGGCAGAGGAAGGGCACCGCATTGAAGACGCATGATGCGCTGCATTCTTGCAAGTACGACGCGAGGGCCAGAGAGAGAATTCAATGCCTTTGGGTAGGGGACGACCCGTTGTCTGCTGCTGTTGCACGATGTACAACTGCACTACTGCAGCAGACGGCAGGGCAGGGTGCGTTCTCAACTGGACGACCTGTGTAGTGTAGGAGTAGTAAAAATCAAGTCGCGATCTAGTCAAAAACAATAAAAGAAAATCAACTAGAGATCACTCTGCTTTGATCGCTCCAACTTCTGAAGTGCTCATGTAATAATCCAAGTAATTTAAGAAATGAGCCACGCTGACACGTCTTGCCCATGTGTCCCCTAATGTGGGTATGTCAGGCTTGCATTTCGTGCTGACGTGGCATCGTTCATAGTCAGCATGATTCTCGCCCTACAGGTTTTTAAGATGCTAGGTGGATAGAATCAATTTAGCTAAGTATATATGCAAGTCGCCTGAAAATTGGCTATGCCTATGTCTATTTTTTTGCGTCTATTCCTAGCTTGATGTTGGTTTTgggagagcaactaattaacgagcgctccttcgaaaTCCTCATAACGATCAGCATTCTTTGGCACGCTCCCAGCCGTCTGCCACATGTCGCGGTCTGGACGTTCTctttgaaatttttttatttttccgcacgcgttttcggcctTTTAAACGGGTTTTTTCGGGGGGTTTCGACGTTTGGGTTTTCCACCGGTCTTGCTAAACTTTTGGACAAAAAACAATATTTCGAAAAAAtatgttttttcatgaaaaaacgcattttcttttattttccctTTTACGAGAGTCAAGGTTTTGCTTCCGcgcgaggcacgattttgcttcgcgagagtcacggccgtgcctctcgaaaacggaaaaaaacgcattttctgttGTTTTTTTCTTCCCCGAAAGGCACGGTTCTGATTCGGAGAgatgcacggttgtgctttcgcgagagtcacgaccgtgcctgTCGAAAACGGAAaagaaacgtgttttctgtttttttccttccgcaagaggcacggttttgcttccgtgagaggcacggttgtgctttcacgagaggcacggccgtgcctctcggaaacgaaaaaaccgcGTTTTATGTGGgtttttttctttcatgagaggcACGGGTTTGCTCCCgctagaggcatggttgtgctttcgcaagaGCCATGGCCGTTCCTCCTCGGAAACCagcaagaggcacggttttgcttccacgagaggcacggttgtgattttgcGAGTGGCACgacgcgtgcctctttcggaaagggaaaaaatctGTGTTCCCGGTTCGTTTCTTTCTTcgggtttttttcatgaaaaaaaatcttcaaaacctatcaacatgggatctagttttgaaaatctcgacgcgaggaatccaacggtgaaaacggttcaagatttggacgcacgatcaagagataaaacgttttgaataaatgagtctacgaaaaagggaaaactcacaggttgcaacaagtggcacacatgcaaagcgtcacttgtcgcaacccgGGGAGGTGGGGGGTGATCTTTACAGCGAGTACTCCTTAAGGCTgtccgtaatggtagtatcataggtagtatcatgcatgacaactaagcaattttgacgagatgtcatagaattaaatgaagaaagagatgcttgaatatcatatcatgataccgtatcatattaaatgatgtgctactttgtgtcatgcatgataatAAATGTAGTACTCTATGATATCAACATATGATACTTTGCATTACGGATGGAGTATCATACACtactatcatatgcatgatactagtatatgatactcccattacaaccagcctaactaGTGATTTCGTGATTTTGGGCTGTTTCTTTTTGACTAACCACCCGTTTGGATCAGTCGATTTACTCATGGGTTGAAGCCTGTTATCTATACCGCccaaccctcccctctctctcaatTTTTGTGCGTTTCTCCTGTTTTCCTTTATTAGTTGGTTTCTATTTCATGTATTTTTGTAGGTATTTTGGGATGTTGGGTGTGTGTAAATGTATACACATAAATACTTTGCAACATGTGCGAAAATTACACTATTATATGATTGTTTTTGCATACTGCAATAACTGCTACTATAGTGCTAATTTGTGTGCAAGTTTTTTTAGTTTTCCTTAATTATCCTTCTTGTCAAGATTATACCAATGGCACCAATTCATTGTTCCTTACAAAAATTGATTATTAATTTATTATATTTCTTGTTTAAGGGTAGTATCAATGGCACTAATTCATTTCCTCTTAGAATTCTTCttcaaaaattccatttttatatgcttattcttgcatatttgaGAAACAAAATTGTATAGTGTGTGCAAAAGTTGTAAGTTGTCATTGtttgttttattattttaaatTTCTATTTTCTTAaaaggtaataccaatgccaccaattcattcttccttagaaaaCCTCATTATTCTGATTTTCTTTTAGTTTTTATTTTATAATAGTTCTTCTTAAAGGTTACTACCAATATCAGTAATTCATTTTTCTATAAAAAATCATTATTTTCatttattttagttattatttattttatttcttatTTAAGGTTAAAAGAAATGCCACTAATTAATTTCTTCTTTGGAAATTCTTTTTCGTAAAAATTCCACTACCATATGCTTATTCTTACAAATTTATAAAAAGCGCAATTTTTTGTTTATATTGTGTGAAAATATCATTAtttgtttttatatattttttcttcttaaaaggtaataccaatgccactaattcattcttccttagaaaacttcattattctatttttttattttctattccATTTTCTTTCTTCTACAAGGGTAATATCAAAACCATTAATTTATTATTTCTCAGAAAACTTCATAATTTTGATGTTGATTTAGTTTTAttccattttattttttatttgatggTAATACCAATCCCACTAATTCATTCATTCTTAGGAATCCTCCTTTTCAAAGAAAATCATAGTATTATATGCTTATTTTTACATATTATATAAAAGCGCAATTTCTGTGTAAATCATGTGCACATTTTGCCATTATTGTTTTCTTACTTTTCAATTCCTTTTTCTTCAAGGGTCATAGAAATGCCACTAATTCATCCTTTTCTAGGAAACTTCATTAATTTCATATTTCATTTCGTTTATTTCTAACTAAAGGGTAATAACAAAACCACTAATCCATTTTTTCTCAGAAAACTTCATTAGTTTGTTtttaatttattttttatttcattttctttcttattTCATGGAAAAACCAATGCCACTAGTTCATTCCTTCTTCGGATGTATGTAAACTATGCGTAAATTTTCTTAttatttgttttttttattttgttctcttaaagggtaataccaaagGAAGTTCATTTttttcttagaaaacttcattattttctttttgatttattttttgtttttttcttaaaggGTAATAACAATATGACTAATTCTTTATTCCTTAGAACACTTCATTATTTTGATGTAGTTTAGTTTTTGTTCCATTTTCTTTCTTCCATAAGGGTAATaccatttagttttagttttaggaaaTTTCTTTTTTGGGAACAATTCCACTATCATATGCTTATTATTGCATATTAAAAAAAAATGCAATTTCTGAGTAAATTGTGTAGAAATATGGTCATTATTTGTTTTagtgttttccttttctttcttcttaaacggTAATACCAATGgcactaattcattcttccttaaAAAAACCTCATTATTTTGTTTTTTGGTTCttctttcattttttttcctttGAGGGAGCTACTTATTCTTTTAATTTTAGGAAACTTCCTTTTTAGAAAAATATTCTTGCATATTAAAAAAAGTGCAGTTTACACGTTAATTGTGAGAAAATTTTGTCATTAttcatttcattttttttcataAAGGGTAATACAAATGTCACTCAtcgcaaataataataataataccaaTGTGACTAATTCATCTTTTGTTAGAAATTTCATTATTTTGATTTGTTTAAtttctattttgttttatttttcttcatATAAAAAACTACACAAATTATAGACATGCCTATGCCTTTACTCATCATCCTCATGCAGAGATTAAATAAACACTAACTTCATATATGTACACATACCTCGTATCGTAATTAAGCTTTAGTTGATCTATGGATAAAAACTTACACATAGAAGATATATTTATGAAGTCCAACACTTGTGTGTAGTTTCTAGGATGTGTTCATCGGAATATACTACTATAACTAGCTAGGTTGTGCTCTCACGCGAGGAAGGCTAGTACGTATGTGTGGCCTCTGGTAAAAAAATAGTGACGGGCAGAAATTCCAAATTCATCATTTCTTAGAAAACtacatttttgtgtttttttttgttCCTTTGTTTTTGTCTTTGTCTTTCGATGTATCAGATCAGTTTATGTTATGTCTTTTAGAGAAAAGGCGagtgcccgactttataaataaagccatacGAAAAGAGTCAACATCCAGCGTACCAACACAGACCACCCAAAGTCACACGAAGCACCCCACACTGGGTAACGAAATAAGACAACAGTTCATCGGCATGCAGGCCCGAAAACAGCATAGGTTCACGCAGGCCACCACCTCCGCACACAAAAGATCCAAGCAGCTATGACAAAGCGCCAACGGACGGAGAAGACATCAAGTTAGCCTGCTTGGATCTTTTGTGTGCGGAGGTGGTGGCGCGAGAGCTATTGCGCGAGAGCTCGGAGATTGAGATCTCAGGATTAGAGCAATAAGAAaacaaaaccggaaaggaggtcacAAGGGGAGCGTCCCCAGTGCACTAGTCCAACCAAAAACGGGTCGAGGCCCTATCATTGAGCATGAATTTGACATGAAGACGAAACATCTCCCTAACTTTGACTAAATCTTTCCAAAATTGCGAGGCCCTGATCGCCGAGGCAAACAGGGGGCTGCCAACTGGGAAGTACCTACCTTTTAGAATCGAACCATAGGGTGCCTGGGTTGGCAGTCATAATTATCCAACACCATTTCACAATGAGGCATGTGTTCATCAACTGAGTGTTGACAATCCCAAGCCCCCCCAAGGATTTTCAGTTTGCAAATAGTGTCCCATTTAACAAATCTGTACTTGCGTTTGTTATTTGCAGAATTCCAAAAGAAGGCTCCTCTGTGTTTATCAAAGCCCGCATGTGTGCCTTTAGAAAGTTTGAAGAAGCCCATAGTGAAAATCAGTAGGGAAGAGAGGCAGGAATTAATGAGGGCTACTTTGCCAGCAGAAGTATTATATCTGCCACGCCATGACAAAACTCTATTCCCCACCTTAGAAACCATAGTTTTGAAATCCTTAGAACATAGACGACAGTGGGATATAGGGAGACCCAGATATTTGAAGGGAAAGGCTCCCAAAGAGCAATTGAGCAATTGGGAGACCCGCAACGCTTCGGCCTCATGTACTCCTGTTACAATAACCTCGCTCTTAGAGAAGTTGATTTTGAGCCCCGACAAAGCTTCAAAACAGAGAAGTATAAACTTGAGATTAGCAATACAGGAATCATTCAACTCCACTAAAAAGATCGTGTCATCTGCATACTGGAGATGAGTGATGCCTTGGGGAAATAGATGAGAGATAACAGGAGAGATATGACCGGCAAAGGCTGCCGTGTAAAGCATACATGATAAAGCATCGGCAACAAAATTGAATAGAATAGGTGAAGCCAGATCCCCCAGCCTAAGGCCACGACCATTGGCAAAAAAAATTCTAACAGATCCATTAACAGCCACTGCTGTAATGCCACCAGAGACCAGCTGCATGAGTCTATGAACTATACGAGGGTCAAAACCCTAGGCAAGAAGAACGTGGCGGAAAAAATTCCAACTAACCGAATTGTAAGCTTTCTCAAAGTTGAGTTTGAGAATAATGGCCCTGGTGCCCCTCTTCCTTAGGTCATGAACAATCTCATTTAAGTAGAGGATGTCGTCTAAAATAAATCTGCCTTTAATGAAAGCAGATTGGGAAGGGCTAATAATGTGGTGAGCAACAGGGGTCAGCCTAGTCGCCATGCCTTTAGCATGAAACTTCACAAAATTATTGATCAAGGCGATAGGGCGAAACTGCGAGATGCATTCGGCACCCTTAACTTTGGGGATGAGAGTAAGGACGTCACGTGAAATATCAACAGTGCCAAGCCAGAAACCTTGGATGATCTTGCAAACCAAAGAGCGGAGGGAGGGCCAGAAACACTTAAAGAATGGGATCGAGAAACCGTCCAGGCCCGAGGTCGAATTAACATTGGCCGAGCTCATGGCCATCTCAATTTCCTCAATAGAGAGAGGGATCATAAGTGTCACGTTCTCATCGTCTGATAGAGTCTATCCTGGGTCCAAAGATTAGGGGATAAGATGAAGCCCGAGGCAGGCCTGGCGGCTAGCAAACAAGAGAAGAAGTTGATAATATGTTCCATGATCAGATGTGGGTCAACAACCCTATCACCATCAATGAGCAAACTGTCAATAGACCACCTACGCCGTCAGCCATTGGCAATAGCAAAAAATACGTTGTTGGGGAGTCGCCCTTAAGAATCCAGTTGATCATGCCGCATTGCTTCCAGTAAATCTCAGCCTGCTAGTGTAGTTGCATGAGAGAGCCCTCAAGATCGTACTGATGGCTCCAACCAGCAGCCGAGAGGCCAGAAGAATCGGCCTCAACATCGAACAACGAGATCTGCCCCCAACAGACCCTGTTTACATCCAAGGGCATCAGCCGCACAATTGTGGCACCAACCCCTAAGGAATTTCCCAAGGTGGTAAGAACAAAATGCCAATCATCCATATGGCCAAAAGATCTGTTGAGAGTTAGGAAGAGACACAATCTTGACCGTGACCAAATCAAAGAACTCATCTACTAAGAGCCAAGAAACGTCGAATTGGAATCTAGAAgcagaaacagaggaagaaacaccCAAGTCCAAGATGAGGGGGGGGGAGTGGTCTGACCTGGCATGTGGCAGCACAGAAAAAGAGGCGCAGGGAAACAAAATGTCCGAGGGAGCCGAGGAAAAAACACGGTCCAACATCGAACGGGTGGGATTCGCCTGGTGATTTGACCGGGTGAAACGCGATCTGGTCCTAGGAAGTTCATGGAGCGTGCACTCCGCAATAAAATCGCTAAAAGCGTCCGCcaacgaccatgagtagttagagTTATTTTTCTCAACAGGAGATCGCAAAAGATTAAAATCACCACCGATAATCAAGGGAATACCGCAAGAATCAATCTTGGCAACAAATTAATCCAAGAAGAGCGAAGACAATGAGTGGTCAGCCGGGCCATTAACAAACATGATCTCCCAAAGCACATTAAGACTCTTGTGGCAAACCACCATACTAGCCCAAAAAATACCATGATCAAAAGCCACAAAGTCAAAAACATCCAGTCTAGCACCAATCAGAATGCCACCCGAGTGGCCAGAAGTAGGAAGACAATGCCAGAAGAACCGATCCGCACCCATAATCGAGGCTAACTCTGGGAAAGAAAAAGAGGCCTTGAACATTTCAATAAAACCGACGAAATCAGCATTAACATCACGAACCAAGTCATGAATTTGGTCACggcacccctagcaccgaaaccacaaatattccaaaaaacacCTTTCATCCGAACGAGAGGTTTTCGATACGGAGGCTCAACCGACTCGgatccacacacacacactttagCTCTGCTGGTTCTACCCTTCTTGTTCATGGTGGGAGGAAGGCCACCACCCTCCCCACAACCCCAGCACCTTCCCCTACATCGGGAGCTGCCGCCGCAGTAACAACCTCCTTAGCTTTATCCAGAGCAGCTTGAGCTTGCTCATTAAGATGAATCACAGACAGAAGGGAGGAGGGAGAGCCACTATTACGATCAAACTCAACCCCGATGTCAGAAAGAATGTTGATGAGGTGGGAATCAAGCATGGAAGGAAGTACCAAACAAATAGGAGAGGAGGGGATAGATGTACTTGGCGGGCAAAGATCCTTGGCCGCAGCCCGATGCTCCACACGCTCCTGGATGGGGAAGGCTACGTTCTGACGACGGAGGCCCTTCCTGGCCATCGAAACCGGGGACCGCAACGGCGTAGCCGCGGACCTGGCTGCCAGGGAGGAGGTGTCTCCACCTGAGAAGCCACCCGCCACCGCACCGAGGTCCGCCTCTAGCCTCCGACAGAACCCAGCCTCCTGCTGCTTAGAACCAGAGGTGGCCCAGCTCTTTGCCGAGAACTTGCGaaccgatgtcttcttcttcttagactaCTTGCTGCTGGGACTGGGGGGGGGGGTCACAGCACCCGTCGGCTGCACATCCATGATGCCAGAGAGTTAGGGAGATGCAAGACGGGCCGGGAGGTTGGACCAGGCCCCTGACAGGGGAGTAGAGCCAGCCAGATCTAGCAGGTCATGTTGCCCAACCCAATCCCCATCATCTTTGGCCGCATCACCCCTACCAACAGAAGGGGTCCCGAAGTCGAACATGCCACATGATTCAGAGCCAtggctgtgacgccctcgattcgaccatacactaatcatacatgcaaatgtgtacgatcaagatcagggactcacagaaagatatcacaacacaactctagacacaaaataaaataatacaagctttatattacaagccaggggcctcgagggatcgaatacaagttcaatacacaagagtcaacggaagcaacaatatctgagtacaaacataagttaaacaagattgccttaagaaggctcgcGCAAAAgctacaacgatcgaagaggcaaggcctcctgcctgggacctcctaactactcctggtcgtcggtggtcttcatgtagtagtaggcaccctccggGTAGTAGCAGACATCGgcgatggcatctggctcctgggatccaccatctggttgcaacaaccagaaagaaggaaaaagggggaaaaggagtagcaaagcaaccatgagtactcatccaaagtactcacaagcatcagatctatactaagtatgcatcagtatcaaatggaagggttgtgtctgtggactgaactgaagaatgccagaatagaggaggaaggtctagcctatcgaagactagcatcttcaagcagctccgagcattTTGCAGCATTTTGAAGAGTACAAAACAACAGTTtatattaacaagcatgttgtaatattaatgcccagagatccttcctcgaatccccgcgagaaagcaatccccgagccaacatatccatcacatatctcaagtatccatttctaattgtaaaagatcaggatacaagtctgaacatCTGTCACCGTGGACAcgattattaatagataatcttccctacatgggtgcaccacattacccaagacGCTTATTACTCGGGCCGGACACACGTTTCtgagtcaatgcccggcctcggaagatcaacacgttgcaaccctacctagcctcagtagagaggtccccgccggtctacatcctaagcactccagggtcttgggcccatcgcccgttgca is a window of Triticum dicoccoides isolate Atlit2015 ecotype Zavitan chromosome 2B, WEW_v2.0, whole genome shotgun sequence DNA encoding:
- the LOC119368028 gene encoding transcription factor MYB17-like, whose protein sequence is MGRTPCCESRQGLKKGPWTPEEDKLLVDYVQANAPGNWRMLPKLAGLNRCGKSCRLRWTNYLRPDIKRGPFTPEEHKSILQLHAIVGNKWSMIAAQLPGRTDNEIKNYWNTNLKKQLRQAALVGEQHPALASPGASVGAGCLAARHTAQWETARLEAEARLSMLSTSAATTSVTASSSSSTAAAGGEHGADAPSDVFLRLWNSEVGDTFRRKSAGSAPREGSAPREGAQPAAAPLPPPGDDSSAASNVTTAVTAEEYQVFLDMAAEELGLFHGGFSLYPPADGLFAEFQ